AGCAAGCGTGCGGCCTATGACCAGTATGGTCATGCCGGCGTGGATCCGAGCATGGGTGGCGGCGGTGCCGGTTTCGGCGGCGCGAACTTCTCGGATATCTTCGGCGATGTGTTCAGCGATTTCTTCGGCGGTGGCCGTGGTGGTTCGCGCGGTGGCGCCCAGCGTGGCAGCGACCTGCGCTACACCCTGGAACTGAACCTGGAAGAAGCCGTGCGCGGCACCACGGTCAATATCCGTGTGCCGACGCTGGTCAACTGCAAGCCGTGCGACGGTTCCGGGGCCAAGAAAGGCTCGTCGCCGTCGACCTGCCCGACCTGTGGCGGTATCGGTCAGGTGCGCATGCAGCAGGGCTTCTTCTCGGTCCAGCAGACCTGCCCGCGCTGCCACGGCCAGGGCAAGATCATCACCGACCCGTGCGATTCGTGCCACGGCGAAGGGCGCATCGAAGAGTACAAGACGCTGTCGGTCAAGGTCCCGGCTGGCGTTGATACCGGCGACCGTATTCGTCTGTCTGGTGAAGGTGAAGCCGGTTCGCACGGCGGCCCGACTGGCGACCTGTACGTTGTCATCAACGTGCGTGAGCACCCGATTTTCCAGCGCGACGGCAAGCACCTGTATTGTGAAGTGCCGATCAGCTACACCGACGCTGCCCTGGGTGGCGAGCTGGAAGTGCCGACCCTCGATGGCCGGGTCAAGCTGAAGATCCCGGAAGGCACCCAGACCGGCAAGCAGTTCCGTCTGCGCGGCAAAGGTGTGGCACCGGTTCGCGGTGGTGGTGCCGGTGACCTGATGTGCCGGGTCGCGGTGGAAACCCCGGTCAACCTCAGCCGTCGCCAGCGTGAGCTGCTCGAAGAGCTGCGTGATTCGCTGGAAGGCGACAGTTCCCACTCGCCGAAAGCCAATGGCTGGTTCGAAGGCGTGAAACGCTTCTTCGGCGATCTGTAAGAAGGAATAGGGCATGCGACGTATAGCGGTAATGGGCGCGGCAGGGCGCATGGGCAAGACCCTGATCGAAGCGGTGCAGCAAACCCCGGGTGCCGGGCTGACCGCAGCGATCGATCGCCCGGACAGTTCGCTGGTCGGCGCTGATGCCGGTGAACTGGCGGCTCTGGGCCGAATCGGTGTGTTGCTGTCGGACGATCTGGCCAAGGTTGCCGACGAGTTCGACGTGCTGATCGACTTCACTCACCCCTCGGTGACCCTGAAGAACCTGGCGTTCTGCCGCAAGGCAGGCAAGGCGATGATCATCGGCACCACCGGTTTCTCGGTCGAAGAAAAGCAACTGCTGGCCGAGGCGGGCAAGGACATTCCTATCGTCTTCGCCGCCAACTTCAGCGTTGGCGTCAACCTCAGCCTCAAGTTGCTGGACATGGCGGCGCGGGTGCTGGGCGATGATGTCGATATCGAGATCATCGAGGCGCACCACCGGCACAAGGTCGATGCGCCGTCGGGTACCGCGCTGCGCATGGGTGAAGTGGTTGCCAATGCCCTGGGCCGTGACCTGCAGGAAGTGGCGGTATATGGCCGTGAAGGCCAGACCGGCGCGCGTGATCGCAAGACCATCGGTTTTGCCACTGTGCGCGCTGGCGATGTGGTCGGTGATCACACCGTGCTGTTCGCTGCCGAAGGTGAGCGCCTGGAGATCACCCACAAGGCCTCCAGTCGCATGACCTTCGCCAAGGGTGCGGTACGTGCCGCGCTGTGGCTGGACGGGCGCGAGCCTGGCTTGTACGACATGCAGGACGTGCTCGACCTGCGTTGACCTGCGCTGTATCCCCTGTGGGAGCGGGCTTGACCCGCGATTGCGGTTTGTCTGTCACGCCGCAATCGCGGGTCAAGCCCGCTCCCACAAGACCCTCCCAGTGCGCCCTGTCGCATTACTGCGCCTTTCAGGCACATCAGTGGTAGACCAAAAAAGCGTTTTTCTGTAAGCTACAGCTTTAGTGTGTCCACTAAAAGCGCGCAGATAATTCGACGAAGAAAGCGGGGTGACGTGTCTATACGTCATTCCGCTTTTTTGCAACCTGCGATCGCCCCTTCAGGCTTGATTTACGGGAGGTCTTCTTGACTAAGCCAGCCATACTCGCCCTTGCCGATGGCAGCATTTTTCGCGGTGAAGCCATTGGAGCCGACGGTCAAACCGTTGGTGAGGTGGTGTTTAACACCGCAATGACCGGCTATCAGGAAATCCTGACTGACCCTTCCTATGCGCAGCAAATCGTTACCCTGACTTACCCGCACATCGGCAACACCGGCACCACGCCGGAAGACGCCGAGTCCGACCGCGTCTGGTCGGCGGGCCTGGTGATTCGCGACCTGCCTCTGATCGCGAGCAACTGGCGCAACAAGCAATCCCTGCCTGACTACCTCAAGGCCAACAACGTAGTGGCGATCGCAGGTATCGACACCCGTCGCCTGACCCGCATCCTGCGTGAGAAGGGCGCGCAGAACGGCTGCATCCTCGCCGGCGACAACATCAGCGAAGAGGCTGCAATCGCCGCCGCTCGCGGTTTTCCGGGCCTGAAGGGCATGGACCTGGCGAAAGTCGTCAGCACCAAGAGCAGCTACGAATGGCGCTCCAGCGTCTGGGAGCTGAAGACCGACAGCCACGCCACAATCGAGGCGTCCGAGCTGCCTTACCACGTGGTTGCCTACGACTTCGGCGTCAAGCTGAACATCCTGCGCATGCTGGTTGCCCGCGGTTGCCGCCTGACCGTAGTGCCGGCGCAAACCCCGGCCAGCGAAGTTCTGGCACTCAACCCTGATGGCGTGTTCCTGTCCAACGGCCCTGGCGATCCGGAGCCTTGCGACTACGCGATCCAGGCGATCAAGGACATCCTCGAAACCGAGATCCCGGTATTCGGCATCTGCCTGGGCCACCAGTTGCTGGCCCTGGCCTCCGGTGCCAAGACCGTGAAAATGGGTCATGGTCACCACGGCGCCAACCACCCGGTCCAGGACCTGGACACCGGCGTGGTCATGATCACCAGCCAGAACCACGGCTTTGCGGTTGACGAAGCGACCCTGCCGGGCAACGTGCGCGCCATCCACAAGTCGCTGTTCGACGGTACCCTGCAGGGTATCGAGCGCACCGACAAGAGCGCGTTCAGCTTCCAGGGCCACCCTGAAGCCAGCCCGGGCCCGACCGACGTCGCGCCACTGTTCGACCGTTTCATCGATGCCATGGCCAAGCGCCGCTGAGCATCTGGCGAGAAGGCCCTGGACCGGTGCAAGCCGCGTTCAGGTGCCGCCCCCAAGATTGTTCAATGCGGCTTGCCGACTGACCTGCGGAATTGAGTGACAACCCATGCCAAAACGTACAGACATCAAAAGCATCCTGATTCTCGGCGCTGGCCCGATCGTGATCGGCCAGGCCTGCGAATTCGACTACTCCGGCGCCCAGGCCTGTAAAGCCCTGCGCGAAGAGGGCTACCGCGTCATCCTGGTGAACTCCAACCCGGCCACCATCATGACCGACCCGGCCATGGCCGACGCCACCTACATCGAGCCGATCAAGTGGCAGACCGTTGCCAAGATCATCGAGAAGGAGCGTCCTGACGCGCTGCTGCCGACCATGGGTGGCCAGACTGCCCTGAACTGCGCCCTGGACCTGGAGCGCGAAGGCGTTCTGGAAAAGTTCGGCGTAGAGATGATCGGCGCCAACGCCGACACCATCGACAAGGCTGAAGACCGTTCGCGCTTCGACACCGCCATGAAGGCCATTGGCCTTGAGTGCCCGCGCTCCGGCATCGCCCACAGCATGGAAGAGGCCAACGCGGTGCTCGAGAAGCTCGGCTTCCCGTGCATCATCCGTCCGTCCTTCACCATGGGCGGCACCGGTGGCGGCATCGCCTACAACCGTGAAGAATTCGAAGAAATCTGCGCCCGTGGTCTGGACCTGTCGCCAACCAAAGAGCTGCTGATCGACGAATCGCTGATCGGCTGGAAAGAGTACGAGATGGAAGTGGTCCGCGACAAAAAGGACAACTGCATCATCGTCTGCTCGATCGAGAACTTCGACCCGATGGGCGTGCACACCGGTGACTCGATCACCGTGGCGCCAGCACAGACCCTGACCGACAAGGAATACCAGATCATGCGCAACGCCTCGCTGGCGGTGCTGCGTGAAATCGGTGTCGAGACCGGCGGTTCCAACGTGCAGTTCGGTATCTGCCCGGACACCGGCCGCATGGTCGTGATCGAGATGAACCCGCGGGTTTCCCGTTCCTCGGCGCTGGCCTCGAAAGCCACCGGCTTCCCGATCGCCAAGATCGCCGCCAAGCTGGCCGTCGGTTACACCCTCGACGAGCTGCAGAACGACATCACCGGCGGCCGTACCCCGGCGTCCTTCGAGCCGTCGATCGACTACGTCGTCACCAAGCTGCCGCGTTTCGCCTTCGAGAAATTCCCGAAAGCCGACGCCCGCCTGACCACCCAGATGAAATCCGTGGGTGAAGTCATGGCCATCGGCCGGACCTTCCAGGAATCGCTGCAGAAAGCCCTGCGCGGCCTGGAAGTTGGCGTTTGCGGCCTGGACCCGAAAGTCGACCTGGCCAGCCCTGACGCTGCCAGCATCCTCAAGCGCGAGCTGACCGTGCCGGGCGCCGAGCGCATCTGGTACGTCGCCGACGCCATGCGTTCGGGCATGACCTGCGACGAAATCTTCGCCCTGACCGGTATCGATCACTGGTTCCTGGTGCAGATGGAAGACCTGATCAAGGAAGAAGAGAAGGTCAAGACCCTGGCCCTGTCGGCGATCGACAAGGACCTGATGCTGCGTCTGAAGCGCAAGGGCTTCTCTGACCAGCGTCTGGCCAAGCTGCTGGGTATCACCGACAAGAACCTGCGTCGTCACCGCCACAAGCTGGAAGTGTTCCCGGTCTACAAGCGCGTCGACACCTGCGCCGCCGAGTTCGCCACCGACACCGCCTACCTGTACTCGACCTATGAGGAAGAGTGCGAGGCCAAGCCGTCGACCCGTGACAAGATCATGATCCTCGGTGGCGGTCCTAACCGTATCGGCCAGGGTATCGAGTTCGACTACTGCTGCGTGCACGCAGCACTGGCCCTGCGTGAAGACGGTTACGAGACCATCATGGTCAACTGCAACCCGGAAACCGTCTCCACCGACTACGACACTTCCGACCGCCTGTACTTCGAGCCGCTGACCCTGGAAGACGTGCTGGAAGTGGTTCGCGTCGAGAAGCCCAAAGGCGTGATCGTCCACTACGGCGGCCAGACCCCGCTGAAACTGGCTCGCGCCCTGGAAGAAGCCGGCGTGCCGATCATCGGTACCAGCCCGGACGCCATCGACCGCGCCGAAGACCGCGAGCGTTTCCAACAGATGGTTCAGCGCCTGAACCTGCTGCAGCCGCCAAACGCCACCGTGCGCAGCGAAGACGAAGCGATTCGCGCTGCCGGCGTGATCGGTTACCCGCTGGTGGTGCGCCCGTCCTACGTACTGGGCGGCCGCGCCATGGAGATCGTCTACGAGCTGGACGAGCTCAAGCGCTACCTGCGTGAAGCGGTGCAAGTGTCCAACGACAGCCCGGTGCTGCTCGACCACTTCCTCAACTGCGCTATCGAGATGGACGTGGATGCGGTCTGCGACGGCACCGATGTGGTGATCGGCGCGATCATGCAGCACATCGAACAAGCCGGTGTTCACTCTGGTGACTCGGCGTGCTCGCTGCCACCGTACTCGCTGCCGGCCCATGTGCAGGACGAAGTCCGCGAACAGGTCAAGAAAATGGCCCTGGAGCTGGGCGTTGTCGGCCTGATGAACGTGCAGCTGGCCCTGCAGGGCGACAAGATCTACGTGATCGAAGTCAACCCGCGCGCCTCGCGTACCGTACCGTTCGTCTCCAAGTGCATCGGCACCTCGCTGGCGATGATTGCCGCGCGCGTCATGGCTGGTAAATCGCTGAAGGAAATCGGCTTCACCAAGGAAATCATTCCTAACTTCTACAGCGTCAAGGAAGCGGTGTTCCCGTTTGCCAAGTTCCCGGGTGTTGACCCGATCCTCGGCCCTGAGATGAAATCCACCGGTGAAGTCATGGGTGTCGGCGACAGCTTCGGTGAAGCCTTCGCCAAGGCCCAGATGGGTGCCAGCGAAGTGCTGCCGACTGGCGGTACCGCGTTCATCAGCGTGCGTGACGACGACAAGCCACAAGTGGCCGGCGTTGCCCGCGACCTGATCGCCCTGGGCTTCGAAGTGGTTGCCACCGTCGGTACCGCCAAGGTCATCGAAGCGGCTGGCCTGAAAGTGCGTCGCGTGAACAAGGTGACCGAAGGTCGTCCGCACGTGGTCGACATGATCAAGAACGACGAAGTGTCGCTGATCATCAACACCACCGAAGGTCGTCAGTCGATCGCCGACTCCTACTCGATTCGTCGCAATGCGTTGCAGCACAAGATCTACTGCACCACCACCATTGCGGCCGGTGAAGCCATCTGCGAAGCGCTGAAATTTGGTCCGGAAAAGACCGTTCGCCGCTTGCAGGATCTGCATGCAGGACTCAAAGCATGAGCATTACCAAGTACCCGATGACCGTCCAGGGCGCTCGCGCCCTGGAGGAAGAGCACCTGTTCCTGAGCAAGACCGAGCGTCCGCGCCTGAGCCAGGCCATTGGTGAGGCCCGTGAGCTGGGCGACCTCAAGGAAAACGCCGAGTACCACGCTGCCCGTGAAGAGCAGGGTATGGTCGAGGCGCGTATCCGCGATATCGAAGGCCGTCTGCAGAACTCGGTGGTGATCGACGTCACCACCATTGCCCATACCGGCAAAGTGATTTTCGGCACCACCGTAGTGTTGGCCAACACCGAAACCGACGAAGAGGTGACCTACCAGATCGTTGGTGAGGACGAGGCGGACGTCAAGAACGGCAAGCTCTCGGTCGGTGCGCCGATCGCCCGCGCCATCATCGGCAAGGAAGAGGGCGATACCGTGGTGATCAAGACGCCAAGCGGTACGGTCGAGTACGAGATTGTCGAAGTCAAACACATCTGACCGACGCCGCGGCTTTGCCGCGGCCGCGGTGATCTGGCAACTGACCCAGGTGTTCTGGGTTGGCGGCCTGTGGATGTTGCATTTCGGTTTGCTGCCGGCGTTGGGCAAGATTGGCCTGGCGCCGCTGCTGATCGAGGATATCGGCAGCCTGATGGCATCGTTGCTGGTCGCGTTTGCGGCGTTTTGCGCAGGCGTGCAGGCATTGGTGCTGATGCAGGCTCAGGGCCTGGCCAGTCTGTGGCGGGATATGCGGGGGCAATTGCTGTCGATGGCGATGCTGGCGTGCGTGGTGTATTTCGCCTTGCGCGTGGGCATGCCGGAGGAGTTGCGCTGGCAGCTGTTCTGCTACCTGGTGCTGGGCCTGACCGGCCTGCTGCTGGTCATGCAACCCGTGCCGGGCAGGGCGCGCAAGGCGCGCCACTGACCGCGGCGAACATCACTTGTAACGGTGGATGTTCGACAGCTGTTTGTTCGGCTGTGGATTGCGGCGATAGATCAGCGCCTTCTTGCCGATGGTCTGTACCAGTTCGGCGCGGCCGGCCTTGCACAGCGCGGCGATTGCGGCGGCACGTTCTTCGCGGTCTTCGGAGCGAATTTCGACCTTGATCAGCTCGTGATCGGCCAGGGCGCGTTCGAGTTCGGCGATAACCCCTTCAGTCAGCCCATTGCCTGCCACAATCAGAACTGGTTTCAGATCGTGGCCAATGGATTTGTACTGTTTCTTCTGCTCGTTATTGAGCGGCATAATCTGACCCTTTGTCTGATTCTGTAAAAATGGCGGCCATTTTACCCGAGGGCCCGTGGATCCGCCCAGTTAATCACGACCCTTATCATCGAGGTGCCCAATGGCGCGTTCCAAGACAAGCCTTGGCTGGCTGAAAGAACACTTCAACGATCCTTACGTTAAAAAAGCGCAAAAGGATGGTTATCGCTCGCGTGCGAGCTATAAATTGCTGGAAATCCAGGAAAAGTACCGGATTATCCGCCCCGGCATGAGCGTCGTCGATCTTGGCGCGGCACCGGGTGGCTGGTCGCAGGTGACCAGTCGTCTGATCGGCGGTCAGGGCCGTTTGATCGCCTCCGATATCCTCGAAATGGACAGCATTCCCGACGTTACCTTCATCCAGGGCGACTTTACCCAGGACGAAGTGCTGGCGCAGATTCTCGAAGCAGTGGGTAATTCACACGTAGACCTTGTGATTTCCGATATGGCCCCCAATATGAGTGGTACGCCTGCCGTGGATATTCCCAAGGCCATGTTTCTCTGTGAGCTGGCCCTTGATCTGGCGACTCGGGTACTCAAGCCGGGTGGTGATTTTTTGATCAAGATTTTCCAGGGCGAAGGGTTTGACGTATACCTCAAGGACGCTCGTCAGAAATTCGACAAGGTCCAGATGCTCAAGCCTGATTCTTCGCGGGACCGCTCCCGCGAGCAGTACTTGCTGGCGCGGGGGTATCGCGGCGAGTAGGGGCGTCAGGCCGGCGGCTTCCAGGGTATCCGATAGTTTTTTCCAATCGGCTCTCCTGCCTGACCTGGATGTACTTCGTGTAGTCTAGGTTTCACAAAGGGTTACAGACGGCGCCTGCAGATGTGTAGGTTATGTAGTAAGTTAAGCCGGTGAATATCATGCGAGGCACGGCTGCGCCGTCAGCCGGCTTCAGAGGGTAGCTAATTGAACGATATGGCAAAGAACTTGATCCTGTGGTTGATCATCGCGGCTGTCCTGGTGACGGTGATGAACAACTTCTCCAGCCCGAATGAGCCGCAGACCCTCAACTATTCCGACTTCATTCAGCAGGTCAAGGATGGCAAGGTCGAGCGCGTTGCGGTCGACGGCTACGTCATTACCGGTAAACGCACCGATGGCGACAGCTTCAAGACCATCCGTCCGGCCATTCAGGACAACGGCCTGATCGGTGATCTGGTCGACAACCACGTCGTGGTTGAAGGCAAGCAGCCAGAGCAACAGAGCATCTGGACCCAACTGCTGGTCGCCAGCTTCCCGATCCTGGTCATCATTGCCGTATTCATGTTCTTCATGCGCCAGATGCAGGGCGGCGCCGGTGGCAAGGGCGGGCCGATGAGCTTCGGCAAGAGCAAGGCGCGCCTGCTCTCCGAAGACCAGGTAAAAACTACCCTGGCCGACGTTGCCGGTTGCGACGAAGCTAAAGAAGAAGTCGGCGAGCTGGTTGAGTTCCTGCGCGATCCGGGCAAATTCCAGCGCCTGGGCGGTCGTATTCCGCGCGGCGTGCTGATGGTCGGCCCGCCAGGTACCGGTAAAACCCTGCTGGCCAAGGCCATTGCCGGTGAAGCCAAGGTGCCGTTCTTCACCATCTCCGGTTCCGACTTCGTCGAGATGTTTGTTGGTGTCGGTGCCAGCCGTGTTCGCGACATGTTCGAGCAGGCCAAGAAGCACGCACCGTGCATCATCTTCATCGACGAAATCGACGCCGTCGGTCGCCATCGTGGCGCCGGCATGGGTGGCGGTCACGACGAGCGCGAGCAGACCCTCAACCAGTTGCTGGTAGAGATGGACGGCTTCGAAATGAACGACGGCATCATCGTCATCGCCGCGACCAACCGTCCGGACGTACTCGACCCGGCGCTGCTGCGTCCAGGCCGTTTCGACCGCCAGGTTGTCGTTGGCCTGCCGGATATCCGCGGTCGTGAGCAGATCCTCAAGGTGCACATGCGCAAGGTGCCGATTGGCGACAACGTCAATCCAGCCGTTATTGCCCGTGGTACCCCGGGCTTCTCCGGTGCCGACCTCGCCAACCTGGTCAACGAAGCCTCATTGTTCGCTGCCCGTGGCGGCAAGCGCGTGGTCGAGATGAAAGAGTTCGAGCTGGCCAAAGACAAGATCATGATGGGCGCCGAGCGCAAGACCATGGTCATGTCCGAGAAAGAGAAGCAGAACACTGCTTATCACGAAGCTGGCCATGCCATTGTCGGTCGCGTCGTGCCCGAGCACGATCCGGTCTACAAAGTGTCGATCATCCCTCGCGGCCGGGCACTGGGTGTAACCATGTTCCTGCCTGAGGAAGACCGTTACAGCCTGTCCAAGCGCGCGCTGATCAGCCAGATCTGCTCGCTGTACGGCGGCCGTATCGCCGAAGAAATGACCCTGGGCTTCGATGGCGTCACCACCGGTGCCTCCAACGACATCATGCGGGCCAGCCAGATTGCCCGCAACATGGTCACCAAGTGGGGGCTGTCGGAAAAACTGGGTCCTTTGATGTATGCCGAAGAAGAGGGCGAGGTGTTCCTCGGTCGCAGCGCCGGCTCCCAGCACGCCAGCGTCTCCGGTGAAACCGCCAAGCTGATCGACTCCGAAGTGCGCAGCATCATTGACCAGTGCTATGCCACGGCCAAGCAGATCCTCACCGAGAACCGCGACAAGCTCGACGCCATGGCCGACGCGCTGATGAAGTACGAGACCATCGATGCCGATCAGATCGACGACATCATGGCCGGTCGCGAGCCACGCGAGCCGCGTGACTGGGAGGGTGGATCAGGCACTCCAGATGCCTCGGCTCCACGCCCAGAGTCGCCGATCGGCGGTCCAGCGGCGCAAGTCTAAGGGCATATATGACCTCACAGCAGTACCCGACCCGGTTGCCTTGCGGCAACCGGGTTCTTGATTTGTCCCGTACCCATGTCATGGGTATCCTCAATATCACCCCCGATTCCTTCTCCGATGGCGGTCGCTTCACCCAGCGTGATGCGGCCTTGCGCCACGCCGAGGCGATGGTGGCTGCCGGCGCAACCCTGGTCGATGTCGGTGGCGAGTCCACTCGCCCAGGCGCTCGCGCGGTGTCGGCACTGGAAGAGCTGGAGCGTGTCGCGCCTATCGTCGAAGCGATCAATCGCGAACTCGATGTGATCATCTCGGTCGATACCTCGACGCCAGCCGTAATCCGCGAGTCGGCCAGGCTTGGTGCCGGGTTGATCAACGATGTGCGCTCGCTCAGTCGTGATGGCGCCCTGGATGCTGCGGCAACCACTGGTTTGCCGGTGTGCCTGATGCACATGCGCGGTGAGCCCGGCGACATGCAGGACGATCCTCAATACCAGGATGTCACCGCCGAGGTGGCGAGCTATCTTGAAGAGCGAATGGCTGCGTGTGCGGCCGTGGGCATCGAGGCCGAACGGATCATCCTTGATCCGGGTTTCGGCTTTGCCAAGACCCTCGGGCACAACCTCAGCCTGTTCAAGCACATGGACGCGCTCTACCGCTTGGGGCGTCCGTTGCTGGTGGGCGTTTCACGCAAGAGCATGATCGGCCTGGCCCTGGGCCGTCCGGTCGGTGAGCGGCTCTATGGCAGCCTGGCCCTGGCTGCGCTGGCGATGACCCAGGGCGCGAGCATACTGCGCGTTCACGATGTCGCCGAAACCGCCGATGTAGTGCGGATGATTGCTGCGGTGCAAGCCGCCGAATAAGAGTGATGGAGCATCTATGAGCAGAAAATATTTTGGTACCGACGGTATTCGTGGCCGTGTCGGCGAATACCCCATCACCCCTGACTTCATGCTCAAGCTCGGCTGGGCGGCTGGCATGGCCTTTCGCAAGCAGGGTGCCTGCCGGGTGTTGGTGGGTAAAGACACGCGCATTTCCGGCTACATGTTCGAGTCGGCTCTGGAAGCAGGCCTTTCCGCCGCCGGCGCCGATGTGATGCTGCTGGGGCCGATGCCGACCCCGGCCATCGCCTACCTGACCCGTACCTTCCATGCCGAAGCGGGCATCGTCATCAGTGCCTCGCACAACCCCCATGACGACAACGGCATCAAGTTCTTCTCCGGCCAAGGCACCAAGCTGCCGGATGAAGTCGAGCTGATGATCGAGGAGTTGCTCGACCAGCCGATGACCGTGGTCGAATCGAGCAAGCTGGGCAAGGTCTCGCGCATCAACGATGCGGCCGGTCGCTACATCGAGTTCTGCAAGAGCAGCGTGCCGAGCAGCACCGATTTCGCCGGCCTCAAGCTGGTGGTCGACTGCGCCCACGGCGCTACCTACAAGGTTGCGCCCAGCGTGTTCCGCGAGCTGGGTGCCGATGTCAC
This portion of the Pseudomonas sp. SORT22 genome encodes:
- the dnaJ gene encoding molecular chaperone DnaJ, whose product is MAKRDYYEVLGVERGSSEADLKKAYRRLAMKHHPDRNPDDKDSEEKFKEANEAYEVLSDASKRAAYDQYGHAGVDPSMGGGGAGFGGANFSDIFGDVFSDFFGGGRGGSRGGAQRGSDLRYTLELNLEEAVRGTTVNIRVPTLVNCKPCDGSGAKKGSSPSTCPTCGGIGQVRMQQGFFSVQQTCPRCHGQGKIITDPCDSCHGEGRIEEYKTLSVKVPAGVDTGDRIRLSGEGEAGSHGGPTGDLYVVINVREHPIFQRDGKHLYCEVPISYTDAALGGELEVPTLDGRVKLKIPEGTQTGKQFRLRGKGVAPVRGGGAGDLMCRVAVETPVNLSRRQRELLEELRDSLEGDSSHSPKANGWFEGVKRFFGDL
- the dapB gene encoding 4-hydroxy-tetrahydrodipicolinate reductase → MRRIAVMGAAGRMGKTLIEAVQQTPGAGLTAAIDRPDSSLVGADAGELAALGRIGVLLSDDLAKVADEFDVLIDFTHPSVTLKNLAFCRKAGKAMIIGTTGFSVEEKQLLAEAGKDIPIVFAANFSVGVNLSLKLLDMAARVLGDDVDIEIIEAHHRHKVDAPSGTALRMGEVVANALGRDLQEVAVYGREGQTGARDRKTIGFATVRAGDVVGDHTVLFAAEGERLEITHKASSRMTFAKGAVRAALWLDGREPGLYDMQDVLDLR
- the carA gene encoding glutamine-hydrolyzing carbamoyl-phosphate synthase small subunit; its protein translation is MTKPAILALADGSIFRGEAIGADGQTVGEVVFNTAMTGYQEILTDPSYAQQIVTLTYPHIGNTGTTPEDAESDRVWSAGLVIRDLPLIASNWRNKQSLPDYLKANNVVAIAGIDTRRLTRILREKGAQNGCILAGDNISEEAAIAAARGFPGLKGMDLAKVVSTKSSYEWRSSVWELKTDSHATIEASELPYHVVAYDFGVKLNILRMLVARGCRLTVVPAQTPASEVLALNPDGVFLSNGPGDPEPCDYAIQAIKDILETEIPVFGICLGHQLLALASGAKTVKMGHGHHGANHPVQDLDTGVVMITSQNHGFAVDEATLPGNVRAIHKSLFDGTLQGIERTDKSAFSFQGHPEASPGPTDVAPLFDRFIDAMAKRR
- the carB gene encoding carbamoyl-phosphate synthase large subunit, whose translation is MPKRTDIKSILILGAGPIVIGQACEFDYSGAQACKALREEGYRVILVNSNPATIMTDPAMADATYIEPIKWQTVAKIIEKERPDALLPTMGGQTALNCALDLEREGVLEKFGVEMIGANADTIDKAEDRSRFDTAMKAIGLECPRSGIAHSMEEANAVLEKLGFPCIIRPSFTMGGTGGGIAYNREEFEEICARGLDLSPTKELLIDESLIGWKEYEMEVVRDKKDNCIIVCSIENFDPMGVHTGDSITVAPAQTLTDKEYQIMRNASLAVLREIGVETGGSNVQFGICPDTGRMVVIEMNPRVSRSSALASKATGFPIAKIAAKLAVGYTLDELQNDITGGRTPASFEPSIDYVVTKLPRFAFEKFPKADARLTTQMKSVGEVMAIGRTFQESLQKALRGLEVGVCGLDPKVDLASPDAASILKRELTVPGAERIWYVADAMRSGMTCDEIFALTGIDHWFLVQMEDLIKEEEKVKTLALSAIDKDLMLRLKRKGFSDQRLAKLLGITDKNLRRHRHKLEVFPVYKRVDTCAAEFATDTAYLYSTYEEECEAKPSTRDKIMILGGGPNRIGQGIEFDYCCVHAALALREDGYETIMVNCNPETVSTDYDTSDRLYFEPLTLEDVLEVVRVEKPKGVIVHYGGQTPLKLARALEEAGVPIIGTSPDAIDRAEDRERFQQMVQRLNLLQPPNATVRSEDEAIRAAGVIGYPLVVRPSYVLGGRAMEIVYELDELKRYLREAVQVSNDSPVLLDHFLNCAIEMDVDAVCDGTDVVIGAIMQHIEQAGVHSGDSACSLPPYSLPAHVQDEVREQVKKMALELGVVGLMNVQLALQGDKIYVIEVNPRASRTVPFVSKCIGTSLAMIAARVMAGKSLKEIGFTKEIIPNFYSVKEAVFPFAKFPGVDPILGPEMKSTGEVMGVGDSFGEAFAKAQMGASEVLPTGGTAFISVRDDDKPQVAGVARDLIALGFEVVATVGTAKVIEAAGLKVRRVNKVTEGRPHVVDMIKNDEVSLIINTTEGRQSIADSYSIRRNALQHKIYCTTTIAAGEAICEALKFGPEKTVRRLQDLHAGLKA
- the greA gene encoding transcription elongation factor GreA, which codes for MSITKYPMTVQGARALEEEHLFLSKTERPRLSQAIGEARELGDLKENAEYHAAREEQGMVEARIRDIEGRLQNSVVIDVTTIAHTGKVIFGTTVVLANTETDEEVTYQIVGEDEADVKNGKLSVGAPIARAIIGKEEGDTVVIKTPSGTVEYEIVEVKHI
- the yhbY gene encoding ribosome assembly RNA-binding protein YhbY, which encodes MPLNNEQKKQYKSIGHDLKPVLIVAGNGLTEGVIAELERALADHELIKVEIRSEDREERAAAIAALCKAGRAELVQTIGKKALIYRRNPQPNKQLSNIHRYK
- the rlmE gene encoding 23S rRNA (uridine(2552)-2'-O)-methyltransferase RlmE, whose amino-acid sequence is MARSKTSLGWLKEHFNDPYVKKAQKDGYRSRASYKLLEIQEKYRIIRPGMSVVDLGAAPGGWSQVTSRLIGGQGRLIASDILEMDSIPDVTFIQGDFTQDEVLAQILEAVGNSHVDLVISDMAPNMSGTPAVDIPKAMFLCELALDLATRVLKPGGDFLIKIFQGEGFDVYLKDARQKFDKVQMLKPDSSRDRSREQYLLARGYRGE
- the ftsH gene encoding ATP-dependent zinc metalloprotease FtsH translates to MAKNLILWLIIAAVLVTVMNNFSSPNEPQTLNYSDFIQQVKDGKVERVAVDGYVITGKRTDGDSFKTIRPAIQDNGLIGDLVDNHVVVEGKQPEQQSIWTQLLVASFPILVIIAVFMFFMRQMQGGAGGKGGPMSFGKSKARLLSEDQVKTTLADVAGCDEAKEEVGELVEFLRDPGKFQRLGGRIPRGVLMVGPPGTGKTLLAKAIAGEAKVPFFTISGSDFVEMFVGVGASRVRDMFEQAKKHAPCIIFIDEIDAVGRHRGAGMGGGHDEREQTLNQLLVEMDGFEMNDGIIVIAATNRPDVLDPALLRPGRFDRQVVVGLPDIRGREQILKVHMRKVPIGDNVNPAVIARGTPGFSGADLANLVNEASLFAARGGKRVVEMKEFELAKDKIMMGAERKTMVMSEKEKQNTAYHEAGHAIVGRVVPEHDPVYKVSIIPRGRALGVTMFLPEEDRYSLSKRALISQICSLYGGRIAEEMTLGFDGVTTGASNDIMRASQIARNMVTKWGLSEKLGPLMYAEEEGEVFLGRSAGSQHASVSGETAKLIDSEVRSIIDQCYATAKQILTENRDKLDAMADALMKYETIDADQIDDIMAGREPREPRDWEGGSGTPDASAPRPESPIGGPAAQV